In Mycobacterium sp. Aquia_216, a genomic segment contains:
- a CDS encoding class I SAM-dependent methyltransferase, with protein sequence MTLDVSIPEDLAASHRAMWALGDYALMAEEVMAPLGPILVSATGIRRGTRVLDVAAGSGNISLPAAQTGATVVSTDLTPELLARSRARAAAQGVTLDYREANAHALPFADGEFDVVMSAIGVQFAPNHQLAARELVRVCRPGGKIGVISWTPEGFFGRMLATIRPYRPSLSPAVPPAALWGREGYVAGLLGDRIGRLTTVRGMLEVDRFYCATAVHEYFKNHYGPTIEAYANIGHNRVLAAELDAQLVELAEEYLADGVMRWEYLLFTVEKR encoded by the coding sequence ATGACTCTCGACGTATCCATCCCCGAGGACCTTGCGGCCAGCCATCGGGCGATGTGGGCGCTGGGCGACTATGCACTGATGGCCGAGGAAGTAATGGCCCCGCTAGGACCAATCCTGGTTTCCGCCACCGGTATTCGACGCGGGACTCGAGTACTCGACGTGGCCGCCGGCTCGGGCAATATCTCGCTTCCCGCCGCGCAGACGGGCGCCACCGTGGTCTCCACGGACCTCACCCCGGAGCTGCTGGCACGGTCGCGGGCGCGCGCCGCGGCGCAGGGAGTGACGCTGGACTACCGGGAAGCCAACGCGCACGCGCTGCCGTTCGCCGACGGCGAGTTCGACGTCGTGATGTCGGCGATCGGCGTGCAGTTCGCGCCAAACCATCAGCTGGCGGCCCGGGAGCTGGTGCGAGTCTGCCGGCCCGGCGGGAAGATCGGCGTGATCAGCTGGACCCCGGAGGGTTTCTTCGGCCGGATGCTGGCGACCATCCGGCCGTACCGGCCGAGCCTCTCACCGGCCGTGCCACCTGCGGCCTTATGGGGACGTGAAGGCTACGTCGCCGGGCTGCTGGGGGATCGAATCGGTCGTTTGACCACGGTGCGGGGCATGTTGGAAGTCGACCGATTCTACTGTGCCACAGCCGTTCACGAATACTTCAAAAATCACTACGGCCCGACGATCGAGGCCTACGCGAACATCGGCCACAATCGGGTGCTGGCCGCCGAGCTCGACGCACAACTCGTCGAACTCGCCGAGGAATACCTGGCCGACGGCGTCATGCGCTGGGAATACCTGCTGTTCACGGTGGAAAAGCGATGA
- the fmt gene encoding methionyl-tRNA formyltransferase has translation MRLVFAGTPEPALPALRRLIDSPAHEVVAVLTRPDAAAGRRGKPEPSPVAREALDRGIPLLRPSRPNSAEFVAELSEFAPDCCPVVAYGALLRDGLLAVPSRGWVNLHFSLLPAWRGAAPVQAAIAAGDTITGATTFQIEPSLDSGPVYGVVTETIQSTDTAGDLLERLAISGAALLSATLDGIADGTLTPRPQSSDGVSIAPKITVEEARVRWDLPAAVVERRIRAVTPNPGAWTMVDDLRVKLGPVQIDADAPELLLPGVIQVDRKSVRIGTGSEPVRLGQIQPPGKKLMNAVDWARGARLDAGARAS, from the coding sequence GTGCGTCTCGTCTTCGCCGGCACCCCCGAACCAGCGCTGCCCGCGTTGCGTCGCCTCATCGACTCGCCTGCTCACGAGGTGGTGGCCGTGCTGACCCGGCCCGATGCCGCCGCCGGGCGGCGGGGTAAGCCGGAACCGTCACCGGTGGCGCGCGAGGCACTCGACCGCGGCATTCCGTTGTTGCGGCCCTCGCGGCCGAACTCGGCGGAATTCGTCGCCGAACTGTCGGAGTTCGCGCCGGACTGCTGCCCGGTGGTGGCCTACGGCGCGCTGCTGCGCGACGGCCTGCTCGCGGTGCCCTCGCGCGGCTGGGTCAATCTGCACTTCTCGCTGTTGCCGGCCTGGCGCGGCGCGGCGCCCGTACAGGCCGCCATCGCCGCGGGGGACACCATCACCGGAGCGACGACGTTCCAGATCGAACCCAGCCTGGACTCCGGACCGGTCTACGGCGTCGTGACCGAGACAATCCAGTCGACCGATACGGCGGGTGATCTGCTTGAGCGACTGGCGATTTCGGGTGCGGCGCTGCTGTCGGCCACACTGGACGGCATTGCCGACGGGACACTGACGCCACGACCGCAATCGTCCGACGGGGTCAGCATCGCGCCGAAGATCACCGTTGAGGAGGCCCGGGTGCGCTGGGACTTGCCGGCAGCGGTGGTGGAGCGCCGTATCCGCGCCGTCACACCCAACCCGGGGGCCTGGACGATGGTCGACGACCTGCGGGTCAAGCTGGGGCCGGTGCAGATCGATGCGGATGCTCCAGAGTTGTTGCTGCCCGGCGTAATTCAAGTGGACCGCAAAAGCGTGCGGATCGGTACCGGATCGGAACCGGTGCGGCTGGGCCAGATTCAGCCACCCGGCAAGAAACTCATGAACGCCGTCGACTGGGCACGCGGCGCGCGGCTCGACGCCGGCGCGCGGGCATCATGA
- a CDS encoding RsmB/NOP family class I SAM-dependent RNA methyltransferase, with the protein MSPNQRRSAPPRRRKPLDPARAATFQVLRAVSERDAYANLALPALLRDRGISGRDAAFATELTYGTCRTRGLLDAVIGAAAGRPPEAIDPVLLDLLRMGTYQLLRTRVDAHAAVSTTVEQAGVEFDSARAGFVNGVLRTIAGRDEKSWVDELAPDPARDPIGHAAFVHAHPRWVAQAFADALGADAGELGAALAGDDERPQVHLAARPGVLSAGELAEAVGGTLGRYSPYAVYLPGGDPGQLAAVREARALVQDEGSQLVARALTLAPVDDDTGRWLDLCAGPGGKTALLAALGVERGARVTAVEPSPGRADLVAENTRGLDVDVRRVDGRQSDLEPGFDRVLVDVPCTGLGALRRRPEARWRRQPSDVPALAKLQRELLAAAIALTRPGGVVLYSTCSPHLAETVGVVADALRRHPVRALDTRPLFEPAEPGEGPYTQLWPHRHGTDAMFAAALVRVAE; encoded by the coding sequence ATGAGCCCGAATCAGCGCCGGTCTGCCCCGCCAAGGCGGCGTAAGCCGTTGGATCCGGCCCGGGCCGCCACCTTCCAGGTGCTCCGGGCCGTCAGCGAACGCGATGCGTACGCGAACCTGGCCCTGCCCGCGCTGCTGCGCGACCGCGGCATCAGCGGACGCGACGCGGCGTTCGCCACCGAGCTGACCTACGGCACCTGCCGTACCCGCGGCCTGCTGGACGCGGTCATCGGCGCGGCCGCCGGACGGCCGCCGGAGGCGATCGACCCGGTGCTGCTCGATCTGCTGCGGATGGGCACCTACCAACTGCTGCGCACCAGGGTCGACGCGCATGCCGCGGTGTCGACCACCGTCGAACAGGCGGGGGTCGAATTCGATTCGGCGCGAGCTGGTTTCGTCAACGGCGTGCTGCGGACCATCGCCGGGCGAGACGAGAAGTCCTGGGTGGACGAACTGGCTCCCGACCCGGCGCGGGATCCGATCGGGCACGCCGCTTTCGTGCACGCCCATCCACGCTGGGTCGCCCAGGCCTTCGCCGACGCGCTGGGCGCGGACGCCGGTGAACTCGGCGCGGCGCTGGCCGGCGATGACGAACGGCCCCAGGTGCACCTGGCCGCTCGCCCGGGCGTGCTGAGCGCGGGGGAGTTGGCCGAGGCGGTCGGAGGCACCCTCGGCCGCTACTCGCCGTATGCGGTGTACCTGCCGGGTGGGGACCCCGGACAGCTGGCGGCGGTGCGCGAGGCCCGGGCCCTGGTGCAGGACGAGGGCAGCCAATTGGTGGCCCGCGCGCTGACGCTGGCGCCGGTCGACGACGACACCGGACGCTGGCTCGACCTGTGTGCCGGTCCGGGCGGCAAGACGGCGCTGCTGGCGGCGCTGGGCGTCGAGCGTGGTGCGCGGGTCACCGCGGTCGAGCCGTCGCCGGGTCGCGCGGACCTGGTCGCCGAGAACACCCGCGGTCTGGACGTCGACGTGCGCCGCGTCGACGGGCGCCAGAGCGATCTCGAGCCGGGTTTCGACCGGGTGCTCGTCGACGTGCCCTGCACCGGGTTGGGTGCCTTGCGGCGCCGGCCCGAGGCGCGTTGGCGCCGTCAGCCGTCCGATGTGCCGGCGCTGGCCAAGTTGCAACGCGAGCTGCTGGCCGCCGCGATCGCGCTGACCCGCCCCGGCGGCGTGGTGCTCTATTCGACCTGCTCGCCGCATCTGGCCGAAACGGTGGGGGTGGTGGCCGACGCGCTGCGCCGTCATCCGGTGCGGGCGTTGGATACCCGGCCACTGTTCGAGCCCGCGGAGCCGGGCGAGGGGCCCTATACGCAGCTGTGGCCGCACCGGCACGGCACCGATGCCATGTTCGCGGCCGCGCTGGTCCGCGTAGCGGAGTAG
- the rpe gene encoding ribulose-phosphate 3-epimerase, translating to MAGSSGGPLIAPSILAADFARLADEAAAVTGADWLHVDVMDGHFVPNLTIGLPVVESLLAATRIPMDCHLMIDNPDRWAPPYAEAGAYNVTFHAEATENPIGVARDIRAAGAKAGISVKPGTPLEPYLEILPQFDTLLIMSVEPGFGGQSFIPEVLSKVRTVRKMVDAGELTILVEIDGGINADTIEEAAEAGVDCFVAGSAVYGAQDPQAAVAALRRQAGAASPHLRR from the coding sequence ATGGCCGGCAGCAGCGGTGGACCCCTGATAGCTCCGTCGATCCTGGCCGCCGATTTCGCCCGGCTCGCCGACGAGGCGGCCGCCGTCACGGGTGCCGACTGGCTGCACGTCGACGTGATGGACGGCCACTTCGTGCCCAACCTGACGATCGGCCTGCCGGTGGTGGAGAGCTTGCTGGCCGCCACCCGGATTCCGATGGATTGCCACTTGATGATCGACAATCCGGACCGGTGGGCTCCGCCGTACGCCGAGGCGGGCGCCTACAACGTCACCTTTCACGCCGAGGCCACCGAGAACCCGATCGGGGTGGCCCGCGATATCCGGGCCGCGGGTGCCAAGGCCGGGATCAGCGTCAAGCCGGGGACCCCGCTGGAGCCCTACCTGGAGATCCTGCCCCAGTTCGACACCCTGCTCATCATGTCCGTCGAGCCCGGCTTCGGTGGCCAGAGCTTCATCCCCGAAGTGCTGAGCAAGGTCCGCACCGTGCGGAAGATGGTTGACGCGGGGGAGTTGACGATTCTGGTCGAAATCGACGGCGGCATCAACGCGGACACGATCGAGGAGGCCGCCGAGGCCGGGGTCGACTGCTTCGTCGCCGGTTCCGCGGTCTATGGCGCGCAGGACCCCCAGGCTGCGGTCGCGGCGCTGCGACGCCAGGCCGGTGCCGCGTCGCCGCATCTACGCCGGTGA
- the ribD gene encoding bifunctional diaminohydroxyphosphoribosylaminopyrimidine deaminase/5-amino-6-(5-phosphoribosylamino)uracil reductase RibD, giving the protein MRLAVEQSCLVKGGTYPNPPVGAVILDAGGQVVGVGATEPAGGDHAEVLALRRAGGLAAGGTAVVTLEPCNHYGKTPPCVNALIDAGVRTVVYAVTDPNEVAAGGAARLAEAGVEVKSGVLAAEVAGGPLREWLHKQRTGLPHVTWKYASSLDGRSAAADGTSRWISSEAARLDLHRRRAAADAIIVGTGTVLTDDPALTARLPDGSLAAKQPLRVVVGMREIHSEAKVLNDDSRTMVIRTRDPMEVLKALSDRTDVLLEGGPTLASAFLREAAIDRILTYVAPVLLGGPVTAVGDVGVPTITRALRWRFDGADRIGPDLLLSLVPQSG; this is encoded by the coding sequence ATGCGGTTGGCTGTCGAACAGTCTTGTCTGGTCAAGGGCGGCACCTATCCGAATCCGCCGGTCGGGGCGGTGATCCTGGACGCCGGCGGCCAGGTGGTCGGCGTCGGCGCCACGGAGCCGGCCGGTGGCGACCACGCCGAGGTGCTGGCGCTGCGCCGGGCCGGCGGCCTGGCGGCCGGTGGCACCGCGGTGGTCACGCTGGAGCCGTGTAACCACTACGGCAAGACTCCGCCGTGTGTGAACGCGCTGATCGACGCGGGCGTGCGGACGGTCGTCTATGCCGTCACCGATCCGAACGAGGTCGCGGCCGGCGGGGCGGCCCGGTTGGCGGAAGCGGGCGTGGAAGTGAAGTCCGGCGTGCTGGCCGCGGAGGTCGCCGGCGGGCCGCTGCGCGAGTGGCTGCACAAGCAGCGCACCGGGTTGCCGCATGTGACCTGGAAATACGCCAGCAGTCTCGACGGTCGCAGCGCCGCCGCCGACGGCACCAGCCGGTGGATCTCCAGCGAGGCGGCCCGCCTGGACCTGCATCGTCGCCGCGCCGCGGCCGACGCGATCATCGTCGGGACCGGCACCGTGCTGACCGACGATCCGGCGCTGACCGCCCGGCTGCCCGACGGTTCGCTGGCGGCGAAGCAACCGCTGCGCGTCGTGGTCGGCATGCGCGAAATACATTCCGAGGCAAAGGTTCTCAACGACGATTCGCGCACCATGGTGATTCGCACCCGCGACCCCATGGAGGTACTCAAGGCGCTTTCGGACCGCACCGATGTGCTGCTGGAGGGCGGCCCCACCCTGGCCAGTGCCTTCCTGCGGGAAGCGGCGATCGACCGGATCCTGACCTACGTCGCGCCGGTCCTGCTGGGCGGACCCGTCACCGCCGTCGGCGACGTGGGCGTGCCCACCATCACCCGGGCGTTGCGGTGGCGGTTCGACGGCGCCGACCGGATCGGCCCGGATCTACTGCTCAGCCTGGTGCCGCAGAGCGGTTAG
- a CDS encoding MFS transporter, protein MRAGRGIAISAGSLAVLLGALDAYVVVTIMRDIMSDVHIPINQLQRITWIITMYLLGYIAAMPLLGRASDRFGRKLVLQISLSLFIVGSVVTALAGHWGDFHLLIAGRTIQGIASGALLPVTLALGADLWAQRNRASVLGGIGAAQELGSVLGPLYGIFIVWLFHDWRYVFWINVPLTLVAMVMIQFSLPSHQRVEEPEKVDVVGGLLLAIALGLAVIGLYNPQPDGKTILPSYGLPLVIGAVVVAVLFVLWERFSRTRLIEPAGVHFRPFLAALGASVAAGAALMVTLVNVELFGQGVLQMSQTQAAGLLLWFLIALPIGAVLGGFIATRIGDRAMTFIGLLIAAYGYWLIHYWRMDVMTQHHDVFGVSLPLVHTDLLVAGLGLGLVIGPLTSAALRVVPSAQHGIASAAVVVARMTGMLIGVAALSAWGLYRFNQIIAGLSAKIPADATLLERIAAQATLYLKAFALMYGDIFAATVVICVVGALLGLLLGGRKQHAEEPEVAEQETVAAGER, encoded by the coding sequence ATGCGAGCCGGACGCGGAATCGCGATCAGCGCGGGCAGTCTCGCCGTACTGCTGGGCGCCCTGGACGCCTATGTCGTCGTCACGATCATGCGCGACATCATGAGCGACGTTCATATCCCGATCAACCAGCTGCAGCGCATCACCTGGATCATCACGATGTACCTGCTGGGCTACATCGCAGCGATGCCGCTGCTGGGCCGGGCTTCCGATCGGTTCGGCCGCAAGCTGGTGCTGCAGATCAGTCTGTCGCTGTTCATCGTCGGCTCGGTGGTCACCGCGCTGGCCGGGCATTGGGGCGATTTCCACCTGCTGATCGCCGGCCGCACCATCCAGGGCATTGCCAGCGGCGCGCTGTTGCCGGTCACGCTGGCCCTGGGCGCCGATTTGTGGGCACAGCGCAACCGCGCCAGCGTACTGGGCGGAATCGGTGCCGCGCAGGAGCTGGGCAGCGTGCTCGGCCCGCTGTACGGGATCTTCATCGTCTGGCTGTTCCACGACTGGCGCTACGTGTTCTGGATCAACGTCCCGCTGACCTTGGTCGCCATGGTGATGATCCAGTTCAGCCTGCCCTCGCACCAGCGCGTGGAGGAGCCCGAAAAGGTCGACGTCGTCGGAGGTCTCCTGCTGGCCATCGCGCTGGGCCTGGCGGTCATCGGGCTGTACAACCCCCAGCCCGACGGTAAGACGATATTGCCCAGCTACGGATTGCCGCTGGTGATCGGGGCGGTCGTGGTCGCGGTGCTGTTCGTGCTCTGGGAGCGCTTCTCCCGCACTCGGCTCATCGAACCCGCCGGGGTGCACTTCCGGCCGTTTCTGGCCGCGCTGGGCGCATCGGTCGCCGCCGGCGCGGCGCTGATGGTGACCCTGGTCAACGTGGAGCTGTTCGGCCAGGGCGTGCTGCAGATGAGCCAGACGCAGGCCGCCGGCTTGTTGCTGTGGTTCCTGATCGCGCTGCCGATCGGAGCGGTGCTGGGTGGTTTCATCGCGACCCGGATCGGCGACCGCGCGATGACCTTTATCGGGCTGCTGATCGCGGCGTACGGCTACTGGCTGATCCACTACTGGCGCATGGACGTGATGACCCAACACCACGACGTCTTCGGGGTCAGCCTGCCGCTGGTCCACACCGACCTGCTGGTGGCCGGTCTGGGACTCGGCCTGGTGATCGGGCCGCTGACCTCGGCCGCCCTGCGGGTGGTTCCGTCGGCCCAGCACGGTATCGCCTCCGCGGCGGTGGTGGTAGCCCGGATGACGGGCATGCTGATCGGCGTCGCGGCGCTGAGCGCTTGGGGGTTGTACCGGTTCAACCAGATCATCGCCGGGCTGTCGGCGAAGATCCCGGCCGACGCGACGCTACTGGAACGCATCGCCGCCCAGGCCACCCTGTACCTGAAGGCCTTCGCCCTGATGTACGGCGACATCTTCGCGGCCACCGTCGTCATCTGTGTGGTGGGCGCGCTGCTGGGCCTGCTTCTGGGCGGCCGTAAGCAACACGCCGAGGAGCCGGAAGTCGCCGAGCAGGAAACCGTCGCGGCGGGCGAGCGCTAA
- a CDS encoding LppX_LprAFG lipoprotein → MQTRRRLTAVLASLTLATVLIAGCSSGSKNSGGPLPDATTLVKQSADVTKNLKSVHLVLSTQGKIPGLPIKQLTGDLTTTPNTAASGNAQLSMAGSDIDANFVVYDSVLYATLTPNKWSDFGKAADVYDVSVLLSPDAGLGNVLANFTNAKAEGRETINGQTTIKISGNVTPDAVNKIIPSLAASQPVPATVWIQESGDHQLVQANLEKSQGNSVQVTLSDWGKPVTVTKPPVS, encoded by the coding sequence ATGCAGACACGCCGCCGTCTAACGGCCGTCCTCGCTTCCCTGACCCTCGCCACCGTCCTGATCGCCGGTTGCTCGTCGGGGTCGAAGAACAGCGGCGGCCCCTTGCCCGACGCCACGACACTGGTCAAGCAATCCGCCGACGTCACCAAGAACCTCAAGAGCGTGCACCTGGTGCTGTCGACGCAGGGCAAGATTCCCGGCCTGCCGATCAAGCAGCTGACCGGCGACCTGACCACCACCCCGAACACCGCCGCGTCGGGCAACGCCCAGCTGTCCATGGCCGGCTCCGACATCGACGCCAACTTCGTGGTCTACGACTCGGTGTTGTACGCCACGCTCACCCCCAACAAGTGGAGCGACTTCGGCAAGGCCGCCGACGTCTACGACGTCTCGGTGCTGCTGAGCCCGGACGCCGGCCTGGGCAACGTGCTGGCGAACTTCACCAACGCCAAGGCCGAGGGCCGCGAAACGATCAACGGCCAGACCACCATCAAGATCAGCGGGAATGTCACCCCGGATGCGGTGAACAAAATCATCCCCAGCCTCGCCGCGTCGCAGCCCGTGCCGGCGACCGTGTGGATTCAGGAGAGCGGCGATCACCAGCTGGTCCAGGCCAACCTGGAGAAGAGCCAGGGCAATTCCGTCCAGGTGACGCTGTCGGACTGGGGCAAGCCGGTCACCGTGACCAAGCCCCCGGTGAGCTGA
- a CDS encoding riboflavin synthase: protein MFTGIVEELGEITGRDVLTDAARLTIRGPVVTADAGHGDSIAVNGVCLTVAELLADGQFTADVMAETLDRSNLGGLQVGKRVNLERAAAVNSRLGGHIVQGHVDGTGQVVARTPSEHWEVVRIEIPAAVARYVVEKGSITVDGISLTVSGLGAQPRDWFEVSLIPTTRELTTLGHAPVGTQVNLEVDVIAKYVERLMAARNP from the coding sequence ATGTTCACCGGAATTGTCGAGGAACTCGGAGAGATCACCGGTCGGGACGTCCTCACCGATGCCGCCCGCCTGACCATCCGCGGACCCGTCGTCACCGCCGACGCCGGCCACGGCGATTCGATCGCCGTCAACGGTGTCTGCCTGACGGTGGCCGAGCTGCTGGCCGACGGCCAATTCACCGCCGACGTGATGGCCGAAACGCTGGACCGGTCCAACCTGGGCGGGTTGCAGGTCGGCAAACGGGTCAACCTGGAGCGTGCCGCCGCGGTCAACAGCCGGCTCGGTGGCCACATCGTGCAGGGGCACGTCGACGGCACCGGGCAGGTGGTGGCCCGCACGCCCTCCGAACACTGGGAAGTGGTGCGCATCGAGATCCCCGCGGCGGTCGCTCGCTATGTGGTGGAGAAGGGGTCGATCACCGTCGACGGTATTTCGTTGACGGTCTCCGGCCTTGGCGCCCAGCCGCGGGATTGGTTCGAGGTGTCCCTGATCCCGACCACCCGGGAACTGACCACCCTTGGTCATGCTCCGGTCGGCACCCAGGTGAACCTCGAAGTCGATGTGATTGCGAAATATGTCGAGCGGCTGATGGCCGCGAGAAATCCATGA
- a CDS encoding bifunctional 3,4-dihydroxy-2-butanone-4-phosphate synthase/GTP cyclohydrolase II, translating into MTRLDSVERAVADIAAGKAVVVIDDEERENEGDLIFAAEKATPEMVAFMVRYTSGYLCVPLDGAVCDRLGLLPMYALNQDKHGTAYTVTVDARNGVGTGISASDRATTMRLLADPTSAADDFTRPGHVVPLRAKDGGVLRRPGHTEAAVDLARMAGLQPAGAICEIVSQKDEGAMAQTDELRVFADEHDLALITIADIIEWRRKHEKHIERIAEARIPTRHGEFKAIGYASIYEDVEHVALVRGDLAGPNGEGDDVLVRVHSECLTGDVFGSRRCDCGPQLDAAMAMVAREGRGVVLYMRGHEGRGIGLMHKLQAYQLQDAGEDTVDANLKLGLPADARDYGIGAQILSDLGVRSMRLLTNNPAKRVGLDGYGLHIIERVSLPVRANAENIRYLMTKRDRMGHDLVGLDDFHESVHLPGEFGGAL; encoded by the coding sequence ATGACGAGGTTGGATTCCGTCGAGAGGGCGGTTGCCGACATCGCGGCCGGTAAGGCCGTGGTCGTCATCGACGATGAGGAACGTGAGAACGAGGGCGACTTGATCTTCGCCGCCGAGAAGGCGACGCCGGAGATGGTGGCTTTCATGGTGCGCTACACGTCCGGATACCTGTGCGTCCCGCTGGACGGCGCGGTCTGCGACCGGTTGGGGCTGCTGCCGATGTACGCGCTCAACCAGGACAAGCACGGCACCGCCTACACGGTCACCGTCGATGCAAGAAACGGTGTCGGCACCGGGATTTCGGCGTCCGACCGCGCGACCACGATGCGGCTGCTTGCCGATCCCACCAGCGCTGCCGATGACTTCACCCGCCCCGGTCACGTAGTTCCGTTGCGCGCCAAGGACGGCGGTGTGCTGCGGCGACCCGGCCACACCGAGGCCGCCGTCGACTTGGCCCGGATGGCGGGCCTGCAGCCCGCGGGCGCGATTTGCGAGATCGTCAGTCAGAAAGACGAGGGCGCGATGGCCCAGACCGACGAGCTGCGGGTCTTCGCCGACGAGCACGACCTCGCGCTGATCACGATCGCCGACATCATCGAGTGGCGGCGCAAGCACGAAAAGCACATCGAGCGCATTGCCGAAGCGCGCATCCCGACCCGGCACGGAGAATTCAAGGCCATCGGCTATGCGAGCATCTACGAGGACGTCGAACACGTCGCGCTGGTCCGCGGCGACCTCGCCGGGCCGAACGGCGAGGGCGACGACGTGCTGGTCCGAGTGCACTCCGAGTGCCTGACCGGAGACGTCTTCGGCTCCAGGCGCTGCGATTGCGGGCCCCAGCTCGACGCCGCGATGGCCATGGTCGCGCGGGAGGGGCGCGGCGTGGTGTTGTACATGCGCGGTCACGAGGGCCGCGGTATCGGCCTGATGCACAAGCTGCAGGCCTATCAGCTGCAAGACGCCGGCGAAGACACCGTGGACGCCAACCTCAAGCTCGGATTGCCCGCCGATGCAAGGGATTACGGAATCGGCGCGCAGATCCTGTCGGATCTCGGCGTGCGATCGATGCGACTGCTGACCAACAACCCGGCCAAACGGGTCGGGCTGGACGGCTACGGGCTGCACATCATCGAGCGCGTCTCCCTTCCGGTGCGTGCCAACGCGGAGAACATTCGTTACCTGATGACCAAACGGGACAGGATGGGACACGACTTGGTCGGGCTGGACGACTTCCACGAATCCGTCCATCTGCCAGGCGAATTCGGTGGTGCTTTGTGA
- the ribH gene encoding 6,7-dimethyl-8-ribityllumazine synthase, with product MSGVGVPEAGELDASGVRLGIVASTWHSTICDALLAGAQKVAADSGIDSPTVVRVHGAIEIPVVAQELARNHDAVIALGVVIRGATPHFEYVCDAVTQGLTRVSLDASTPVANGVLTTNTEEQALDRAGLPTSAEDKGAQAAGAALTAALTLRDLRARS from the coding sequence GTGAGTGGAGTTGGCGTTCCGGAGGCGGGGGAACTCGATGCGTCCGGCGTGCGGCTCGGTATCGTCGCAAGCACGTGGCACAGCACCATCTGTGACGCGCTACTGGCCGGCGCCCAGAAAGTGGCCGCGGACTCGGGCATCGACAGCCCGACGGTGGTGCGGGTGCACGGCGCGATCGAGATCCCGGTGGTGGCCCAGGAGCTCGCCCGCAACCACGATGCCGTTATCGCCCTCGGCGTCGTAATCCGTGGTGCAACACCACATTTCGAGTATGTTTGTGATGCGGTAACCCAGGGTCTCACTCGGGTTTCCTTGGACGCGTCGACACCGGTTGCCAACGGGGTGCTGACGACCAACACCGAGGAGCAGGCACTGGACCGGGCCGGGCTTCCGACGTCCGCGGAGGACAAGGGCGCTCAGGCGGCCGGTGCTGCCCTGACCGCCGCGCTGACCTTGCGTGACCTGCGCGCTCGGTCGTGA
- a CDS encoding PH domain-containing protein, protein MSSRQDWDVELRPHWTPLFAYGAAFLIAMAHIAVGLLLKTSASGVIFQTADQVAMAILGLLIAGLVLLFARPRLRVGSAGLSVRNLLGDRLVPWSEVVGVSFPAGSRWAHIDLPDDEYIPVMAIQAVDKGRAVDAMDRVRSLLARYRPDLRAR, encoded by the coding sequence CTGTCGTCCCGACAGGACTGGGATGTCGAACTGCGTCCACATTGGACGCCGCTATTTGCTTACGGTGCGGCATTTCTGATCGCGATGGCGCATATCGCCGTCGGCTTGCTGCTGAAGACGAGCGCCAGCGGCGTGATCTTCCAAACCGCCGATCAGGTGGCGATGGCCATTCTGGGGCTGCTCATCGCCGGGCTGGTACTGCTGTTCGCCCGGCCCCGGCTGCGAGTCGGGTCGGCCGGGCTCTCGGTGCGAAACCTGTTGGGAGACCGGTTAGTTCCCTGGTCGGAGGTGGTCGGGGTGTCGTTTCCGGCCGGTAGCCGCTGGGCGCACATCGACCTGCCCGACGACGAGTACATCCCGGTGATGGCGATCCAGGCCGTCGACAAGGGCCGGGCCGTGGATGCGATGGACAGGGTGCGGTCGCTGTTGGCCCGCTATCGGCCCGACCTGCGCGCGCGCTGA
- a CDS encoding hemophore-related protein encodes MSKRPLAGLAVGVSCLALSLSAGAGVASAVPDIGPMVNTTCTYDQAMRAVHAENPMAAQYLDQSPPNLKFLQTFMASSPDQRVNLLKQIQNNPGADQAFPIFKQMMTDCKNY; translated from the coding sequence ATGAGCAAACGACCGTTGGCCGGGCTGGCCGTTGGGGTTAGCTGTCTGGCATTGTCGTTGAGCGCGGGGGCGGGGGTCGCGTCAGCTGTCCCCGATATCGGACCGATGGTCAACACGACCTGCACCTATGACCAGGCGATGCGGGCGGTGCACGCGGAGAACCCGATGGCCGCTCAGTACCTGGACCAATCGCCGCCCAACCTGAAATTCCTGCAAACGTTCATGGCATCGTCGCCGGACCAGCGGGTCAATCTCCTGAAGCAGATCCAGAACAACCCGGGAGCAGACCAGGCGTTCCCGATCTTCAAACAGATGATGACCGACTGCAAGAATTACTGA